Proteins encoded together in one Streptomyces sp. NBC_01216 window:
- a CDS encoding serine/threonine protein kinase, with translation MEDYAGRVLADRYRLPLPPSDVCELVQTRAFDTYSAQEVLVRQVPLPEVVDAEFLDDDGRVFTPPRDGAPATRRPADPAVRRAVEAAQAAAWIPDHPRLDQVFDVFAEAGSLWIVSELVAARPLAALLAERPLGPYRAAEIGSDVLTALRALHAHGWTHRNITTRTVLVCDDGRVVLTGLAAGAAEEALCGYAPVPAPDDAPVHDAPVHADEDYDAPVYADAGSGEPGHDAPPAGCGDARYGDPGHDVTGPGDRGRTGGRPAVLAETGRPSDPPAADPGAAAIPGATGSPGAVGPAPAADVRAARAGAIAAYRAGARAAARVGETGPLPVRRPTPGVPPVVTPTGPAAVEPVSDVPLPSPVPAQGTGPEPRWWSQGLDDEDEGDDADDPYPSRPASEGGPPHALLTGTWSDGPHAARDGAGPLSAGGGPVLPGSGRPALPAGYTAAALPPGDRSAAPSSPRTAPAVGDARDETGEEDRPAPEYRGPTTRLAGERARQARIAVVGAVTERWAPEQAGPVHENWRLAPPIGPATDLWALGALLYRAVQGHAPYPEDNAAELVQLVCAEPPAFAEECGALRPVVESLLRQDPTERPDFEELRGWLRSLVRSAPEPDTGTVPLPSEDAARLPIVRRRGELVRRRRGGAAGGRHRHRKGRESRRVRHEDERRPDMPTEESGRRDQSRYRARPDGGGHEEPRAYRQEEAFHEELPQYTPRDPRGPRTARGSRSLGRKSLLLVLLLLVGALVYALMFMPRQGADGGQPAGRASQEPGTGASPPPVTRSGTPASATPSAGTTTSRTTPAGTPKADLAAGYTLREDPEGFQVGVARGWRRSPINDAGQVRYTGGDFTLIVVPGRDTVEAHGSDPMVYQRTRERELQPWRDSSWSSASGLRRIDVGRQVMAVGQFTWQDSTGREVFVRNLALIEGGRYHVVQVIGPESERDKVSEIYDQAVKAYRSTR, from the coding sequence GTGGAGGACTACGCGGGAAGGGTGCTCGCCGACCGCTACCGTCTGCCGTTGCCTCCCTCGGACGTGTGTGAACTCGTCCAGACGCGCGCCTTCGACACCTACAGCGCGCAGGAGGTGCTGGTCCGTCAGGTGCCCCTGCCCGAGGTGGTCGACGCGGAGTTCCTCGACGACGACGGCCGGGTCTTCACTCCCCCCCGGGACGGGGCCCCGGCGACCCGGCGGCCTGCAGACCCCGCGGTACGGCGGGCCGTCGAGGCCGCTCAGGCCGCGGCGTGGATCCCCGACCACCCGCGCCTCGACCAGGTCTTCGACGTCTTCGCCGAAGCCGGTTCGCTGTGGATCGTGAGTGAGCTGGTGGCGGCCAGGCCGCTCGCCGCGCTCCTCGCCGAACGCCCGCTCGGTCCCTACCGGGCAGCCGAGATCGGCTCCGACGTCCTCACCGCCCTGCGCGCGCTGCACGCGCACGGCTGGACGCACCGGAACATCACGACCCGTACCGTGCTCGTCTGTGACGACGGCCGTGTGGTTCTCACCGGCCTCGCGGCGGGCGCGGCCGAGGAGGCGCTCTGCGGGTACGCCCCGGTGCCGGCGCCCGACGACGCCCCGGTCCACGACGCGCCGGTCCACGCCGACGAGGACTACGACGCGCCGGTCTACGCCGACGCGGGCTCCGGGGAGCCCGGCCACGACGCGCCGCCGGCCGGCTGCGGCGACGCGCGTTACGGCGACCCGGGCCATGACGTGACGGGTCCCGGCGACCGTGGTCGTACCGGCGGGCGCCCGGCCGTCCTCGCCGAGACCGGTCGCCCCTCCGACCCTCCGGCCGCCGATCCCGGGGCCGCGGCGATCCCGGGAGCCACCGGATCGCCCGGAGCCGTCGGGCCGGCTCCCGCCGCGGACGTGCGGGCGGCCCGAGCGGGGGCCATCGCCGCGTACCGGGCCGGCGCCCGCGCCGCGGCGCGCGTCGGCGAGACCGGACCGTTGCCCGTGCGGCGGCCCACCCCCGGCGTTCCCCCGGTCGTGACTCCCACCGGCCCCGCCGCCGTCGAGCCCGTCTCCGACGTGCCCCTGCCGTCGCCCGTTCCCGCCCAGGGGACCGGACCCGAGCCGAGGTGGTGGTCCCAGGGCCTGGACGACGAGGACGAGGGCGACGACGCTGACGACCCGTACCCCTCCCGGCCCGCCAGCGAGGGTGGCCCGCCGCACGCCCTCCTCACCGGTACCTGGAGCGACGGTCCGCACGCCGCGCGGGACGGTGCCGGCCCCCTCTCCGCGGGCGGCGGTCCGGTCCTGCCGGGCTCCGGCCGCCCCGCCCTCCCGGCTGGTTACACGGCCGCGGCACTACCGCCCGGGGACCGGTCCGCGGCCCCGTCCTCGCCCAGGACCGCGCCCGCCGTGGGCGACGCCCGGGACGAGACCGGTGAAGAAGACCGTCCGGCCCCGGAGTACCGAGGGCCCACGACGCGGCTCGCCGGCGAGCGGGCCCGCCAGGCCCGGATCGCCGTCGTCGGCGCGGTCACCGAACGCTGGGCGCCCGAACAGGCCGGCCCGGTCCACGAGAACTGGCGGCTCGCCCCGCCGATCGGTCCAGCGACCGACCTCTGGGCGCTCGGCGCGCTGCTCTACAGGGCCGTGCAGGGCCATGCCCCCTACCCCGAGGACAACGCCGCCGAACTGGTCCAGCTCGTCTGCGCCGAGCCGCCGGCCTTCGCCGAGGAATGCGGCGCGTTGCGTCCCGTGGTCGAGTCCCTGCTGCGTCAGGACCCCACCGAGCGACCGGATTTCGAGGAACTGCGCGGCTGGCTGCGTTCCCTGGTCCGGTCCGCTCCGGAGCCGGACACGGGCACGGTCCCGCTGCCGTCCGAAGACGCCGCGCGCCTGCCCATCGTGCGTCGCCGCGGCGAACTCGTCCGCAGGCGGCGGGGCGGAGCCGCCGGTGGCCGGCACCGGCACCGGAAGGGCAGGGAGTCCCGGCGGGTCCGCCACGAGGACGAGCGCCGCCCGGACATGCCCACCGAGGAGTCGGGACGGCGGGACCAGAGCCGGTACCGCGCGCGCCCCGACGGCGGGGGGCACGAGGAGCCTCGGGCGTACCGGCAGGAGGAGGCGTTCCACGAGGAGCTTCCGCAGTACACCCCGCGCGACCCCCGTGGGCCCCGCACGGCCCGCGGTTCCCGCTCCCTCGGCCGCAAGTCGCTGCTCCTCGTCCTGCTGCTGCTCGTGGGTGCGCTGGTCTACGCCCTGATGTTCATGCCGCGGCAGGGTGCCGACGGCGGGCAGCCCGCGGGCCGGGCTTCGCAGGAGCCCGGCACCGGTGCGTCGCCGCCGCCCGTCACCCGCTCCGGTACGCCCGCATCCGCGACCCCTTCGGCGGGGACCACCACTTCGCGGACGACCCCGGCCGGCACGCCGAAGGCCGATCTCGCCGCGGGGTACACGCTGCGCGAGGACCCCGAGGGGTTCCAGGTCGGCGTGGCCAGGGGATGGCGGCGCAGTCCCATCAACGATGCCGGGCAAGTCCGCTATACCGGAGGCGACTTCACTCTCATCGTCGTGCCGGGCCGCGACACCGTGGAGGCGCACGGTTCCGACCCGATGGTCTATCAGCGGACCAGGGAGCGCGAGCTCCAGCCCTGGCGGGACTCCTCCTGGTCGAGCGCGTCCGGTCTGCGCCGGATCGACGTCGGCCGACAGGTCATGGCCGTCGGTCAGTTCACCTGGCAGGACAGCACCGGCCGCGAGGTGTTCGTCCGCAACCTCGCCCTGATCGAGGGCGGTCGCTATCACGTCGTCCAGGTCATCGGACCGGAGAGCGAGCGCGACAAGGTGTCCGAGATCTACGACCAGGCGGTGAAGGCGTACCGGTCGACCCGCTGA
- a CDS encoding serine/threonine-protein kinase, with the protein MEHSQSADAESGTGTDTRAGLVLAGRYRLGETIGRGGMGKVWRAHDEVLHRTVAVKELTAGRFVAEADRLVLHARTQKEARAAARITHPGVVTVHDVLEHDDRPWIVMQYVDGPSLADATKEAGTITPHEAARIGLHVLGALRAAHAAGVLHRDVKPGNVLLARDGQVLLTDFGIAAIEGDSTITRTGELVGSIDYLAPERVRGGDPGPASDLWSLGVTLYTAVQGGSPFRRSSPISTMQAVVTEEPPYPEKAGPLAPVIAALLRKDPEHRPRADEAGRMLLDAMEGRAPAEAQSFVPTQRVAQEELASVTTELPAPAHPAPTPSPLPPPAGYPAPPDAGKGRGRWRTAVLAAVLAGVVAGGAVFAAMNDSGGGSPGRDATRDTTSPAATKTAGGGIPAGWHRVEDPAGFSLLVPDGWKRQTDGDSIDYTPDNGRHRIRVSVDETPDFENPYMHALDLQKTVSTRLPKYEKVTLHQNTYRDQVRSCRWEFTWTERKNFPGPRHAIDQLYFADDGTEYAVYMSSPEESWGTTREQFDIVLQHWRAPGG; encoded by the coding sequence GTGGAACATTCTCAGAGCGCAGACGCGGAGTCCGGGACCGGAACGGACACGAGGGCGGGGCTCGTGCTCGCCGGGCGCTACCGGCTGGGTGAGACCATCGGCCGCGGCGGCATGGGCAAGGTGTGGCGGGCCCACGACGAGGTCCTGCACCGGACCGTCGCGGTCAAGGAGTTGACGGCGGGCCGGTTCGTCGCCGAGGCCGACCGGCTGGTTCTGCACGCCCGTACGCAGAAGGAGGCCCGCGCCGCGGCGCGCATCACCCACCCCGGCGTGGTCACCGTGCACGACGTGCTGGAGCACGACGACCGGCCCTGGATCGTGATGCAGTATGTCGACGGTCCCTCCCTCGCCGACGCCACGAAGGAAGCCGGCACGATCACGCCCCACGAGGCGGCCAGGATCGGACTGCACGTCCTTGGGGCACTGCGCGCCGCGCACGCGGCCGGTGTCCTGCACCGGGACGTCAAACCGGGCAACGTGCTGCTGGCCCGTGACGGCCAGGTGCTGCTCACCGACTTCGGGATCGCGGCCATCGAGGGCGACTCCACGATCACCCGCACCGGTGAACTCGTCGGCTCCATCGACTACCTGGCTCCCGAGCGGGTGAGGGGCGGCGACCCAGGTCCGGCCTCCGACCTCTGGTCACTCGGTGTGACGCTGTACACGGCCGTGCAGGGCGGCTCCCCTTTCCGGCGCAGTTCGCCGATCAGCACCATGCAGGCCGTGGTGACCGAGGAGCCGCCGTACCCGGAGAAGGCGGGGCCGCTGGCCCCGGTCATCGCGGCGCTGCTGCGCAAGGACCCGGAACACCGGCCCCGCGCCGACGAGGCCGGGCGGATGCTGCTCGACGCGATGGAGGGCCGTGCTCCGGCTGAGGCGCAGTCCTTCGTACCCACCCAGCGGGTGGCGCAGGAGGAGTTGGCCTCCGTCACCACCGAACTGCCCGCGCCGGCGCACCCCGCGCCGACGCCCTCGCCGCTGCCGCCCCCGGCCGGGTACCCGGCTCCGCCCGATGCCGGGAAGGGCCGTGGTCGGTGGCGCACCGCGGTCTTGGCGGCGGTGCTCGCCGGCGTGGTCGCCGGCGGCGCCGTCTTCGCGGCGATGAACGATTCCGGCGGCGGGTCCCCGGGCCGCGACGCGACCCGTGACACGACCTCGCCGGCCGCCACGAAGACCGCCGGGGGTGGGATTCCGGCGGGCTGGCACCGGGTCGAGGACCCGGCGGGCTTCAGCCTGCTCGTCCCCGACGGCTGGAAGCGGCAGACGGACGGCGACTCGATCGACTACACGCCGGACAACGGCCGGCACCGTATCCGGGTCAGCGTCGACGAGACGCCCGACTTCGAGAACCCCTACATGCACGCGCTGGACCTGCAGAAGACCGTGAGCACCCGCCTGCCGAAGTACGAGAAGGTCACGCTGCACCAGAACACCTACCGTGATCAGGTCCGGTCCTGCCGGTGGGAGTTCACCTGGACGGAGAGGAAGAACTTCCCCGGTCCCCGGCACGCGATCGATCAGCTCTACTTCGCCGACGACGGTACCGAGTACGCCGTGTACATGTCCTCCCCCGAGGAGAGCTGGGGGACCACGCGCGAACAGTTCGACATCGTTCTCCAGCACTGGCGGGCACCGGGCGGCTGA